The following are encoded in a window of Lawsonia intracellularis PHE/MN1-00 genomic DNA:
- a CDS encoding autotransporter domain-containing protein — MFIIFSSFLCVYLTAGEAFSISSIKRGYNSPSPPPPSLVDLSLGDSQDLGSDSSSSGSLLGSFQDLSSESSFDDGHNPSPPPPSLVDLSLGDSQDLGSDSSSSGSLLGSFQDLSSESSFDDGHNPSPPPPSLVDLSLGDSQDLGSDSSSSGSLLGSFQDLSSESSFDDGHNPSPPPPSLVDLSLGDSQDLGSDSSSSGSLLGSFQDLSSESSFDDGHNPSPPPPSLVDLSLGDSQDLGSDSSSSGSLLGSFQDLSSESSFDDGHNPSPPPPSLVDLSLGDSQDLGSDSSSSGSLLGSFQDLSSESSFDDGHNPSPPPPSLVDLSLGDSQDLGSDSSSSGSLLGSFQDLSSESSFDDGHNPSPPPPSLVDLSLGDSQDLGSDSSSSGSLLGSFQDLSSESSFDDGHNPSPPPPSLVDLSLGDSQDLGSDLSLGDSQYLGSDSPSSDLSLGDSQYLGSDSPYSSDSGEEDNSSFSYTHDGISRRPCILSEFDGVNSSTSSIDTVVVTQPKGFSENHACLDTVKAVCVGATAGGAIGCGIDWICSCLGISSNVGLYSACGTCGCSVGAGVGCVICCVGHYWKELYKKDRLCLASPNSVLGKCDSHTDSRSSEGSSSEKNHSTITQTQQCSNTEKNKLLGVDKTTAFLLPGYNYKGQVCSLFGIQHMLLDTSKRISTTVKMLGMKACSSNITANEHTRFGSHFRRLASKKSKHIFSGITNNIPYRITTSLDSYCSNMEYKAASGQMGVLFDLWPTLTAGFIYGRHNDRVQKTNGMQGDLKSSSVSTRKKLDSLSAVVAWNTKKNGFIGHIVTYYGWGTVTNIRSVPHADCMVKTKGTSEIQSIAGLIQLGYNLQLSSEIVCIPYVEYMFSSIRCAGYQEYTGILPSKFTRNNEQTQEKSIGLRSQYKVSQNSQLQGWISYVSGQYHFAEFKSTLLGIPNIRYSVSIPSYKKEYSGTEIGMIHESKLTSRCTIGAHMIIHLYHNSVYNMYTGAQIRYHY; from the coding sequence GTGTTTATCATTTTTTCCTCTTTTTTATGTGTATATTTGACAGCTGGAGAAGCCTTCTCTATTTCTAGTATTAAAAGGGGTTATAATTCTCCCTCCCCACCCCCTCCATCATTAGTAGATTTATCGTTAGGAGATTCTCAGGATCTTGGCTCAGACTCTTCATCATCAGGTTCATTGTTAGGAAGTTTTCAGGATCTTAGTTCAGAATCAAGTTTTGATGATGGCCATAATCCTTCCCCACCCCCTCCATCATTAGTAGATTTATCGTTAGGAGATTCTCAGGATCTTGGCTCAGACTCTTCATCATCAGGTTCATTGTTAGGAAGTTTTCAGGATCTTAGTTCAGAATCAAGTTTTGATGATGGCCATAATCCTTCCCCACCCCCTCCATCATTAGTAGATTTATCGTTAGGAGATTCTCAGGATCTTGGTTCAGACTCTTCATCATCAGGTTCATTGTTAGGAAGTTTTCAGGATCTTAGTTCAGAATCAAGTTTTGATGATGGCCATAATCCTTCCCCACCCCCTCCATCATTAGTAGATTTATCGTTAGGAGATTCTCAGGATCTTGGCTCAGACTCTTCATCATCAGGTTCATTGTTAGGAAGTTTTCAGGATCTTAGTTCAGAATCAAGTTTTGATGATGGCCATAATCCTTCCCCACCCCCTCCATCATTAGTAGATTTATCGTTAGGAGATTCTCAGGATCTTGGCTCAGACTCTTCATCATCAGGTTCATTGTTAGGAAGTTTTCAGGATCTTAGTTCAGAATCAAGTTTTGATGATGGCCATAATCCTTCCCCACCCCCTCCATCATTAGTAGATTTATCGTTAGGAGATTCTCAGGATCTTGGCTCAGACTCTTCATCATCAGGTTCATTGTTAGGAAGTTTTCAGGATCTTAGTTCAGAATCAAGTTTTGATGATGGCCATAATCCTTCCCCACCCCCTCCATCATTAGTAGATTTATCGTTAGGAGATTCTCAGGATCTTGGTTCAGACTCTTCATCATCAGGTTCATTGTTAGGAAGTTTTCAGGATCTTAGTTCAGAATCAAGTTTTGATGATGGCCATAATCCTTCCCCACCCCCTCCATCATTAGTAGATTTATCGTTAGGAGATTCTCAGGATCTTGGCTCAGACTCTTCATCATCAGGTTCATTGTTAGGAAGTTTTCAGGATCTTAGTTCAGAATCAAGTTTTGATGATGGCCATAATCCTTCCCCACCCCCTCCATCATTAGTAGATTTATCGTTAGGAGATTCTCAGGATCTTGGTTCAGATTTATCGTTAGGGGATTCTCAGTATCTTGGTTCAGACTCTCCATCGTCAGATTTATCGTTAGGGGATTCTCAGTATCTTGGTTCAGACTCTCCATATAGTAGCGATTCTGGTGAGGAAGATAATTCCTCTTTTTCTTATACTCATGATGGGATAAGCCGTCGTCCTTGTATATTATCAGAGTTTGATGGAGTAAATAGTAGTACAAGTAGTATAGATACAGTGGTAGTTACTCAGCCAAAAGGATTTTCTGAAAATCATGCATGTTTAGATACAGTAAAAGCAGTTTGTGTTGGGGCAACAGCTGGAGGAGCCATTGGTTGTGGTATTGATTGGATTTGTAGTTGTCTTGGAATAAGTTCAAATGTGGGTTTATACAGTGCTTGCGGGACTTGTGGCTGCAGTGTTGGAGCAGGTGTTGGGTGTGTTATTTGTTGTGTAGGCCATTATTGGAAGGAACTCTATAAAAAGGATAGGTTGTGTTTAGCCTCGCCTAATTCTGTGCTAGGCAAATGCGATAGTCATACAGATAGTAGATCAAGTGAGGGATCATCAAGTGAAAAGAATCATTCTACTATAACACAGACACAACAATGTAGTAACACAGAAAAAAATAAGTTGCTTGGTGTAGATAAAACTACAGCATTTTTGCTTCCAGGATATAACTATAAGGGACAAGTTTGTTCTTTATTTGGAATACAACATATGTTGCTAGATACGTCTAAACGTATTTCCACTACAGTAAAAATGTTAGGCATGAAAGCATGTAGTTCTAATATAACAGCTAATGAGCATACTAGATTTGGGTCACATTTTCGGCGTTTAGCTTCTAAAAAGTCAAAGCATATTTTTTCTGGAATAACTAATAACATCCCTTATAGAATAACTACATCATTAGATAGTTACTGTTCAAATATGGAATATAAAGCAGCCTCAGGGCAGATGGGAGTTCTTTTTGATCTTTGGCCTACACTGACTGCTGGATTTATTTATGGTCGTCATAACGATAGAGTCCAGAAGACAAATGGGATGCAGGGAGATTTAAAGAGTAGCTCAGTGAGCACAAGAAAGAAGTTAGACAGTCTTTCAGCAGTTGTTGCATGGAACACAAAGAAAAATGGTTTTATAGGACATATTGTAACATACTATGGTTGGGGTACTGTAACAAATATACGCTCTGTTCCCCATGCTGATTGTATGGTCAAGACTAAAGGTACATCAGAGATACAATCAATAGCAGGACTTATTCAACTAGGGTATAATCTACAACTTTCATCAGAAATAGTATGTATTCCTTATGTTGAGTATATGTTTTCATCTATTAGATGTGCAGGTTATCAAGAGTATACAGGGATATTACCTTCGAAGTTTACTAGAAATAATGAACAAACACAGGAAAAAAGTATTGGTTTACGTAGTCAGTACAAAGTAAGTCAAAATTCTCAACTACAAGGATGGATTTCATATGTATCTGGACAGTATCATTTTGCAGAATTTAAATCTACACTTTTAGGAATACCTAATATTAGATATAGTGTTTCTATCCCTTCTTATAAGAAAGAGTATAGTGGAACTGAAATTGGAATGATTCATGAGTCAAAGCTTACCTCTAGATGTACTATAGGAGCACATATGATTATACATTTATATCATAATAGTGTTTATAATATGTATACAGGAGCACAGATACGTTATCATTATTGA
- a CDS encoding autotransporter domain-containing protein, whose translation MLFKLFWITISNVKKIIQCFSFILYICFCVEDVFAMYNNEECGVSNAQSVLENPAVAHPNTSPEFFIITEDFEKTEEEENTGCCPTISSEMYSESCPNPFCHPLEFYGTMRSFFSEGCHAQCSSFETVLTSGCIVFQWVGNLISSLFSEEDSSTGECQREKSCYEEGNFVSTPVITPPNPLGQQGSSSRCSSGSKIFSSSSGPIKESVFISSGYNYQDQRNALASMRHVLLDVSTQLSMTLRDLVLKGYQERLNTGEAYALTYNRGARLTRKPVKQMKYFSTSGSSMRHFNVFQALKLYQANGSIDSQKYSIEDKISPEQVGCIVDITSNVSLGIVYGHQKGKVKEYKGNVSSALGILGTTLDVDSFSTMVMFDLDKVGIMGSLSTCYGWGKAKNIRRFSRGGKEVHTKGSSSISSVGGLIHIGYPIDIRHGVSMTPYIEYMVSMVQRGGYQEKLGLLPCSFTDDMKIIHEKRIGLCSNWKPTPLTCLQIWIAGTSGMQKTKGVYSTLSVIPNQYMYTVSFPVQKEQYLQAEFGLSYQTALTETAHFYVNGTSYIKKVQKNYGGQHVFFQLRYTF comes from the coding sequence ATGCTTTTTAAGTTATTTTGGATTACTATAAGTAATGTAAAAAAAATAATACAATGCTTTTCTTTTATATTGTATATATGTTTTTGTGTTGAAGATGTTTTTGCTATGTATAATAATGAAGAATGTGGTGTATCAAATGCACAAAGTGTGTTAGAAAATCCAGCAGTTGCTCATCCTAATACAAGTCCAGAGTTTTTTATAATAACAGAAGATTTTGAGAAAACAGAAGAAGAGGAAAATACAGGATGTTGTCCTACGATATCTAGTGAGATGTATTCTGAAAGTTGTCCTAATCCATTTTGTCACCCTTTAGAATTTTATGGGACAATGAGAAGTTTCTTTTCAGAAGGGTGTCATGCTCAATGTTCTAGTTTTGAAACAGTTCTTACATCAGGATGTATAGTATTTCAATGGGTTGGGAATCTAATTTCTTCATTATTTTCAGAAGAAGATTCTTCAACTGGAGAATGTCAAAGAGAGAAATCATGTTATGAGGAAGGTAACTTTGTTAGTACTCCTGTGATAACCCCTCCTAATCCATTAGGCCAACAGGGAAGTTCTTCACGTTGTTCAAGTGGAAGTAAAATTTTTTCTTCATCATCTGGTCCTATTAAAGAAAGTGTTTTTATTAGTTCAGGCTATAATTATCAAGATCAACGTAATGCATTAGCCAGTATGCGACATGTACTTTTAGATGTGTCTACACAACTATCTATGACATTAAGGGACTTAGTTTTAAAAGGATATCAGGAGAGACTTAATACAGGTGAAGCATATGCCCTAACATACAATAGGGGTGCACGTCTTACAAGAAAGCCAGTAAAGCAGATGAAGTATTTCAGTACTTCTGGAAGTAGCATGCGACATTTTAATGTTTTTCAAGCATTAAAATTGTATCAAGCCAATGGTAGTATAGATAGTCAGAAGTATAGTATTGAAGATAAGATATCTCCAGAACAAGTAGGTTGTATAGTAGATATTACTTCTAATGTATCGTTAGGAATTGTGTATGGTCATCAAAAAGGGAAAGTTAAAGAGTATAAAGGAAACGTTTCGTCAGCATTAGGAATATTAGGTACTACATTAGATGTAGATAGTTTCTCCACGATGGTGATGTTTGATTTAGATAAAGTAGGTATTATGGGAAGTCTTTCAACTTGCTATGGTTGGGGTAAGGCAAAGAATATACGAAGATTTTCACGTGGAGGAAAAGAAGTACATACAAAAGGATCGTCAAGTATTAGTTCTGTAGGTGGACTTATCCACATAGGATATCCTATAGACATACGACATGGTGTATCTATGACGCCATATATTGAATATATGGTTTCAATGGTACAAAGAGGTGGCTATCAAGAAAAGCTAGGATTATTACCATGTTCATTTACTGATGATATGAAGATTATTCATGAAAAACGTATTGGCTTATGTAGTAATTGGAAGCCGACTCCTTTAACGTGTCTTCAAATATGGATTGCAGGTACTTCTGGAATGCAAAAGACAAAAGGAGTGTATTCTACTCTATCAGTTATACCTAACCAATATATGTATACGGTATCTTTTCCTGTCCAAAAGGAACAGTATCTACAGGCAGAGTTTGGATTATCCTATCAAACTGCTTTAACAGAGACTGCCCATTTTTATGTAAATGGAACATCATATATTAAAAAAGTACAAAAAAACTATGGGGGGCAACATGTTTTTTTTCAATTACGCTATACATTTTAA
- a CDS encoding autotransporter outer membrane beta-barrel domain-containing protein: MNGSEEERQPLLSSTSTTSSSSTSSSSSGANGYYSYPSYSQPQSTYPEVSAAEAGTACGCGSGAIGYSMLAVMNPSMSSLCGPAGWVLSSVGGACVGAGVSLACYLCGYNRWMGWEDHSTSNSIRTGGEGSTTMYGSTGTHQHREPESPDEGPSVSFPPVTVHQPASPGSPVVSQPGGRGRSSSYLTAEASLLGQMSSLHSMQCLLSNGSEQVLTTLRMLLLKNYSDSSKSQDFSFFKKNYINKDKGKVVSVKRKRGSLSTTIDVPSFLPYRFFSSIKPQDIHKRKVCSGQIGVLLDFSPGLTCGFAYDSNKKESKEYKGIQLGSTIGSVKSKMETEGLSAIVALNPANAGVTGHLVSSYNWGKVKNTRKIIHKGQEIITKGSPKVNLLGGLVQLGYNFFLLNQVTLVPYVECMFSSVSWSSYKEQYSPGACKFGKNKEQILEKSIGLRSDIGVSMNSSMQLWVAGISGYSKTNSLISSSYLSSYYRHNLSTYAKKYQYIRTELGVSYDGTFSDNVSVSLSGLFRLNKWSKVDNQNIVAQVQYTY; encoded by the coding sequence ATGAATGGAAGTGAAGAAGAGCGTCAACCTTTATTAAGTTCAACGTCAACAACAAGTTCTTCCTCAACAAGTTCTTCTTCCTCTGGAGCTAATGGCTATTATTCTTACCCATCATATTCACAACCACAATCTACATATCCTGAAGTAAGTGCAGCAGAGGCAGGAACTGCATGTGGTTGTGGTAGTGGTGCAATAGGGTATTCTATGCTGGCAGTTATGAACCCAAGTATGAGTTCATTATGTGGACCAGCTGGGTGGGTCTTAAGTTCTGTAGGTGGTGCATGTGTTGGTGCTGGAGTTTCATTAGCATGTTATTTGTGTGGTTATAACAGATGGATGGGGTGGGAGGATCATAGTACTAGTAACTCTATAAGGACTGGAGGAGAGGGAAGTACAACAATGTATGGTTCTACTGGAACTCATCAACATAGAGAGCCAGAGTCCCCAGATGAAGGTCCTTCTGTAAGTTTCCCTCCTGTAACTGTTCATCAACCAGCAAGTCCAGGTAGTCCAGTTGTTAGTCAACCAGGAGGTAGAGGTCGAAGCTCAAGCTATCTAACTGCAGAAGCATCATTATTAGGACAAATGAGCTCATTACATAGCATGCAGTGTTTATTGAGTAATGGTTCTGAACAAGTATTGACTACATTACGGATGTTGCTTTTAAAAAATTATTCTGATAGCTCTAAATCCCAGGACTTCTCTTTTTTTAAAAAGAATTATATCAATAAAGACAAGGGGAAAGTAGTATCTGTCAAAAGAAAAAGAGGTTCACTATCTACAACAATAGATGTGCCATCCTTTTTACCCTATCGTTTTTTTTCATCTATAAAACCTCAGGATATACATAAAAGAAAAGTATGCTCTGGCCAGATAGGTGTTCTTTTAGACTTCTCTCCAGGTTTAACTTGTGGTTTTGCTTATGACTCCAATAAAAAAGAATCAAAAGAATATAAAGGGATACAACTAGGTTCAACAATAGGTTCAGTGAAGTCTAAAATGGAAACAGAAGGCCTTTCTGCTATTGTTGCTTTGAACCCAGCAAATGCAGGGGTAACAGGTCATTTAGTAAGTTCTTATAATTGGGGGAAAGTAAAGAATACTCGAAAGATTATTCATAAGGGGCAAGAGATTATTACTAAAGGCTCTCCTAAGGTTAATCTTCTGGGTGGATTAGTACAACTAGGATATAATTTTTTTTTATTGAATCAAGTGACATTGGTTCCTTATGTTGAATGTATGTTTTCTAGTGTCAGTTGGAGTTCATATAAAGAGCAGTATTCTCCAGGTGCTTGTAAGTTTGGGAAAAATAAAGAGCAGATATTAGAAAAAAGTATAGGCCTACGGAGTGACATAGGGGTATCAATGAATTCTTCAATGCAACTTTGGGTTGCAGGTATATCTGGATATAGTAAAACAAATAGTTTGATATCTTCTTCATACTTGTCTTCTTATTACAGACATAACCTTTCTACCTATGCTAAGAAGTACCAGTATATTAGAACAGAGCTGGGAGTCTCTTATGATGGTACATTTTCAGATAATGTAAGCGTTAGTCTGAGTGGGCTTTTTCGTCTTAATAAATGGAGTAAAGTTGATAATCAGAATATAGTCGCTCAAGTACAATATACGTATTGA
- a CDS encoding ParA family protein produces the protein MLAKVIAFANHKGGVGKTASAVNVAYCLTKRKRRVLVVDCDPQGNASLTLGTISPYEQPRTVANLFTGLSFSTAAVSSKYENLDIIPANLNVYATVGTLSNSIKRFFGFRQALDEAALKEYDYIILDCPPTIEGTLLTNALVITDYVIIPVGVEDTYALSGVSHLIKVAETLRADTESNLAIMGVLLTMFDGRNNAAKTIRSVAIGTFGEDMVFQTTIPRNTTLNKAVMSNRAVCDYDDSCSSCRSYRELTQEIEVRLKNPHALITDTHPLESE, from the coding sequence ATGCTCGCTAAAGTTATTGCCTTTGCAAATCATAAGGGTGGTGTTGGTAAAACAGCAAGTGCTGTAAATGTTGCTTACTGTCTTACAAAACGTAAACGTCGTGTCCTTGTTGTAGACTGTGATCCTCAGGGAAATGCATCACTTACACTAGGAACAATCTCACCCTATGAACAACCACGAACTGTGGCTAACCTTTTTACAGGTCTTTCTTTCTCTACAGCTGCAGTAAGCTCAAAATATGAAAATTTAGATATTATCCCTGCAAATCTTAACGTATATGCAACAGTAGGAACGCTATCTAATTCTATCAAACGATTTTTTGGCTTTCGACAAGCATTGGATGAAGCAGCACTTAAAGAATACGACTATATTATCCTTGACTGCCCACCAACTATTGAGGGGACACTTCTCACAAATGCACTTGTTATCACCGACTATGTGATCATTCCTGTAGGTGTCGAAGACACATATGCATTATCTGGTGTAAGCCATCTTATTAAAGTAGCTGAGACACTTCGTGCAGATACAGAATCAAATCTTGCAATTATGGGTGTCTTACTAACAATGTTTGATGGACGAAATAATGCTGCAAAAACTATCAGAAGTGTTGCAATTGGAACATTTGGCGAAGATATGGTTTTTCAAACAACAATTCCCCGAAATACAACACTAAACAAAGCTGTCATGAGTAATCGAGCAGTATGTGACTATGATGACAGTTGCTCATCATGCAGAAGCTACAGAGAATTGACACAAGAAATTGAAGTTCGACTAAAAAATCCACATGCCCTCATTACAGACACACATCCATTAGAATCAGAGTAG